The Catenuloplanes niger genome includes a window with the following:
- a CDS encoding carbohydrate ABC transporter permease, whose product MTDLKERPVPVATHDDPPPPKFVLPGWVKSTLKHAALIAFAIVMLYPVIWMVVSSLRPNNEIFRSPGLVLDSFEVSNYSDGWNALASPFGHYMLNSAIVVLGCIIGNLVSCSMAAYAFARLEFTGKKWWFAIMLMTIMLPIHVLIVPQYIIFSNLGWVNTFLPLVVPKLLATDAFFVFLMVQFIRGLPRELDEAARIDGAGHPRIFLQVILPLMLPALATTTIFTFIWTWNDFFSQLIYLTDPEMYTVPVALRSFVDATVATSWGSMFAMSVVSLLPIFLAFLIGQRYLIKGIATTGIK is encoded by the coding sequence ATGACTGACCTCAAGGAGCGCCCCGTCCCGGTCGCCACCCACGACGACCCGCCGCCGCCGAAATTCGTGCTGCCGGGCTGGGTCAAGTCGACGCTCAAGCACGCCGCGCTGATCGCGTTCGCGATCGTGATGCTCTACCCGGTCATCTGGATGGTGGTCAGCTCACTGCGGCCGAACAACGAGATCTTCCGCTCGCCCGGCCTGGTGCTGGACAGCTTCGAGGTCTCCAACTACAGCGACGGGTGGAACGCGCTCGCCTCGCCGTTCGGCCACTACATGCTGAACTCGGCGATCGTGGTGCTCGGCTGCATCATCGGCAACCTGGTCTCCTGCTCGATGGCGGCGTACGCGTTCGCCCGCCTGGAGTTCACCGGGAAGAAGTGGTGGTTCGCCATCATGCTGATGACGATCATGCTGCCGATCCACGTGCTGATCGTCCCGCAGTACATCATCTTCTCGAACCTCGGCTGGGTGAACACGTTCCTGCCGTTGGTCGTGCCGAAGCTGCTGGCCACGGACGCGTTCTTCGTGTTCCTGATGGTCCAGTTCATCCGCGGCCTGCCGCGCGAGCTGGACGAGGCCGCACGCATCGACGGCGCCGGCCACCCGCGCATCTTCCTGCAGGTCATCCTGCCGCTGATGCTGCCGGCGCTGGCCACCACCACGATCTTCACGTTCATCTGGACGTGGAACGACTTCTTCTCGCAGCTGATCTACCTGACCGACCCGGAGATGTACACGGTGCCGGTCGCGCTGCGCTCGTTCGTGGACGCCACGGTCGCCACGTCATGGGGCTCCATGTTCGCGATGAGCGTGGTCTCCCTGCTGCCGATCTTCCTCGCCTTCCTGATCGGCCAGCGATACCTGATCAAGGGCATCGCCACCACCGGTATCAAGTAG
- a CDS encoding Gfo/Idh/MocA family protein, translated as MTQTPYRAAIIGTGGIATAHARALRAHPDRVALTAVVDVDADRARTFAAEWDTPVVAPGLTELLAAHRVDLVHLCTPPATHAPLAIEALRAGAHVLVEKPPTLSLSELDAIATVSKETGRHVATVFQHRFGTGAARLRRLAADGHLGRSLLATCDTLWFRDDAYFAAPWRGRWETEGGGPTMGHGIHQFDLLLSVLGPWERVTAVAGRRARHQVHTEDVSMALVTFADGTLASVVNSVVSPRQTSALRFDFERATVELTHLYGYTDDHWTVTPAPGSGDVKRRWYADWDDVESGHAGQLAAVLDALDAGTEPPVTLADTRRTMEFVAALYRSAFTGVPVRAGEIGPDDPFAARMNGVDAPWTAPAATEGHRTA; from the coding sequence ATGACCCAGACCCCCTACCGCGCGGCGATCATCGGCACCGGAGGCATCGCCACCGCCCACGCCCGGGCGTTGCGCGCACACCCGGACCGGGTCGCGCTGACCGCGGTCGTCGACGTCGACGCGGACCGGGCCCGCACGTTCGCGGCCGAGTGGGACACCCCGGTGGTCGCCCCCGGCCTGACCGAGCTGCTGGCGGCGCACCGGGTCGACCTCGTCCACCTGTGCACGCCGCCGGCCACCCACGCGCCGCTCGCGATCGAGGCGCTGCGGGCCGGTGCGCACGTGCTCGTGGAGAAGCCGCCGACGCTGTCTCTGTCCGAACTGGACGCGATCGCCACCGTGTCCAAGGAGACCGGCCGGCACGTCGCCACCGTGTTCCAGCACCGCTTCGGCACGGGCGCGGCCCGGCTGCGCCGCCTCGCCGCGGACGGCCACCTCGGCCGGTCGCTGCTGGCCACCTGCGACACGCTCTGGTTCCGCGACGACGCCTACTTCGCCGCGCCGTGGCGCGGGAGGTGGGAGACCGAGGGCGGTGGCCCGACCATGGGCCACGGCATCCACCAGTTCGACCTGCTGCTGTCCGTCCTCGGGCCGTGGGAGCGGGTCACCGCGGTGGCCGGCCGGCGGGCCCGGCACCAGGTGCACACCGAGGACGTGTCGATGGCGCTGGTCACGTTCGCCGACGGCACGCTCGCGTCCGTGGTCAACTCCGTGGTCTCGCCGCGCCAGACGTCCGCGCTGCGGTTCGACTTCGAGCGCGCCACGGTCGAGCTGACCCACCTGTACGGATACACCGACGACCACTGGACCGTCACGCCCGCGCCCGGCTCCGGTGACGTCAAACGGCGCTGGTACGCGGACTGGGACGACGTCGAGTCCGGCCACGCCGGGCAGCTGGCGGCCGTGCTGGACGCACTCGACGCCGGGACCGAGCCACCGGTCACGCTCGCCGACACCCGCCGGACCATGGAGTTCGTCGCCGCGCTCTACCGGTCCGCGTTCACCGGCGTGCCGGTGCGGGCCGGCGAGATCGGCCCGGACGACCCGTTCGCCGCCCGGATGAACGGCGTCGACGCACCCTGGACGGCGCCGGCCGCAACGGAAGGGCACCGCACCGCATGA
- a CDS encoding ABC transporter substrate-binding protein: MSNGISRRTVLSLAGAVGASTALAACGGGGGDAGGELSKDPVTLRFTWWGSDARHKRTQQAIDLFKVKYPNITVKGEFKDWNGYWDSLATTVAANDAPDIIQMDELYLASYAERGALLDLGTASNHLKTADIEAAALDTGKVDGKQYAIPTGLTAYSFIVNDDLLKQYNVTLPDTATWSWEDLRTVGDKISKASGGKVNGVQLWGFDTGSVNIWLRQQGASLYDEAGKVSAPPAVLAQYWQYLLDLSKTGIGPAASVTIERAGAALDQSGMATNATAIGTSWNTQLTSFAAASGQNLRLVQIPGESQVGTPGAYYKPSMYWAISARSKQPAEAAAFVDFLLNTQEAADVLLTDRGVPGNRTIRAALAPKLTATDKAAAEYLDTVKVGPAPRVTPNGASGIEAILKRHTEEVLFERKTPQAAAESFIKELQTEIDAA; encoded by the coding sequence ATGAGCAACGGCATATCCCGGCGTACGGTTCTCTCCCTCGCGGGCGCGGTCGGCGCGTCCACCGCGCTCGCGGCCTGCGGTGGCGGCGGGGGTGACGCGGGCGGTGAGCTGTCCAAGGACCCGGTCACGCTCCGCTTCACCTGGTGGGGCTCGGACGCGCGGCACAAGCGCACCCAGCAGGCGATCGACCTGTTCAAGGTCAAGTACCCGAACATCACCGTCAAGGGCGAGTTCAAGGACTGGAACGGCTACTGGGACAGCCTGGCCACCACGGTCGCGGCGAACGACGCGCCGGACATCATCCAGATGGACGAGCTCTACCTCGCCTCGTACGCCGAGCGTGGCGCGCTGCTCGACCTGGGCACCGCGTCCAACCACCTGAAGACAGCGGACATCGAGGCGGCCGCGCTGGACACCGGCAAGGTCGACGGCAAGCAGTACGCGATCCCGACCGGCCTCACCGCGTACTCGTTCATCGTCAACGACGACCTGCTCAAGCAGTACAACGTCACGCTGCCGGACACCGCGACGTGGTCCTGGGAGGACCTGCGCACGGTCGGCGACAAGATTTCCAAGGCCAGCGGCGGCAAGGTCAACGGCGTCCAGCTCTGGGGCTTCGACACCGGTTCGGTCAACATCTGGCTCCGCCAGCAGGGCGCGTCGCTGTACGACGAGGCCGGCAAGGTCTCCGCGCCGCCGGCCGTGCTCGCCCAGTACTGGCAGTACCTGCTGGACCTGTCGAAGACCGGCATCGGCCCGGCCGCGTCGGTCACCATCGAGCGGGCCGGTGCCGCGCTGGACCAGTCCGGCATGGCCACGAACGCGACCGCGATCGGCACGTCGTGGAACACCCAGCTGACGTCGTTCGCGGCGGCCAGCGGCCAGAACCTGCGGCTGGTCCAGATCCCGGGCGAGTCCCAGGTGGGTACGCCGGGCGCCTACTACAAGCCGTCCATGTACTGGGCGATCTCCGCCCGGTCGAAGCAGCCGGCCGAGGCCGCCGCGTTCGTCGACTTCCTGCTCAACACCCAGGAGGCCGCGGACGTGCTGCTCACCGACCGCGGCGTGCCCGGCAACCGGACGATCCGGGCCGCGCTCGCGCCGAAGCTCACCGCCACCGACAAGGCCGCCGCTGAGTACCTCGACACGGTCAAGGTCGGCCCGGCGCCGCGCGTCACCCCGAACGGCGCCAGCGGCATCGAGGCGATCCTCAAGCGGCACACCGAGGAGGTCCTGTTCGAGCGCAAGACGCCGCAGGCCGCCGCGGAGTCGTTCATCAAGGAGCTGCAGACCGAGATCGACGCCGCCTGA
- a CDS encoding DUF6807 domain-containing protein: MSLQVDHTLGREVTVTAGDVPIVTYVYVPDTVQLESPKPYLHPIRTLAGDLVSLFRPHDHVWHKGIAWSLPHLGEHNFWGGPTYVHGRFYVQQDNNGTAAHREMTRLTVDGDTAALTHTLDWTSQRGTPVVDETRALTVSLLDDVSWVLTFETAMTNVSGETLRIGSPTTKGRENAGYGGLFWRGPRSFTNGTAQSPHGVGADDLRGTRAEWFAYRGKHDETGRASTIVMVDDTRNPQHPPQWFTRSEEFACLCPAPFFSEELPFEAGGTLTFRYAVVVATGDHGDEGTHRLAAAGRTVLAS; this comes from the coding sequence ATGAGCCTGCAGGTCGACCACACGCTCGGCAGAGAGGTCACGGTCACGGCCGGGGACGTGCCGATCGTCACCTACGTCTACGTGCCGGACACGGTGCAGCTGGAGTCGCCGAAGCCGTACCTGCACCCGATCCGTACGCTCGCCGGGGATCTGGTCTCGCTGTTCCGCCCGCACGACCACGTCTGGCACAAGGGCATCGCCTGGTCGCTGCCGCACCTGGGGGAGCACAACTTCTGGGGCGGCCCGACCTACGTGCACGGCCGGTTCTACGTGCAGCAGGACAACAACGGCACGGCCGCGCACCGGGAGATGACGCGGCTGACCGTGGACGGCGACACGGCCGCGCTCACCCACACGCTGGACTGGACGTCGCAGCGGGGCACGCCGGTCGTCGACGAGACCCGCGCGCTGACCGTGTCGCTGCTGGACGACGTGAGCTGGGTGCTGACCTTCGAGACCGCGATGACGAACGTCTCCGGCGAGACCCTTCGGATCGGGTCGCCGACCACCAAGGGCCGGGAGAACGCCGGGTACGGCGGGCTGTTCTGGCGCGGGCCACGCAGTTTCACGAACGGCACCGCGCAGTCACCCCACGGCGTCGGCGCGGACGACCTGCGCGGCACCCGCGCGGAGTGGTTCGCCTACCGCGGCAAGCACGACGAGACCGGCCGCGCGTCCACGATCGTGATGGTCGACGACACCCGCAACCCGCAGCATCCGCCGCAGTGGTTCACCCGCAGCGAGGAGTTCGCCTGCCTCTGCCCGGCACCGTTCTTCAGCGAGGAACTGCCGTTCGAGGCGGGCGGCACGCTGACGTTCCGCTACGCGGTGGTCGTCGCCACCGGCGACCACGGCGACGAGGGTACGCACCGGCTGGCCGCCGCGGGCCGCACCGTGCTGGCGTCATGA